One window from the genome of Deltaproteobacteria bacterium encodes:
- a CDS encoding 4Fe-4S ferredoxin, whose translation ECVECGVCLRADVCPTDAIFQQELAWPRIVRQEFSNPLIRHPSTDIGGRGTEEMKTNDVTNRFQAGFAGIGLEFGRPGVATRFSDVQTMAQALAPMGVQFESQNPVTALMIDKGKGLLKPEVLNEKALSAIIEFIIPLEKLEEVFRKIKEVAPKLKTVVTMEMISRVGEDGSIPTLPIAKKVGFTARPNTKTNVGLGRPGK comes from the coding sequence GAGTGTGTGGAGTGCGGCGTCTGCCTGAGGGCTGACGTGTGTCCGACCGACGCCATCTTCCAGCAGGAGCTGGCCTGGCCGCGCATCGTGCGCCAGGAATTCAGCAACCCCCTCATCCGGCACCCCAGCACCGATATCGGAGGGCGGGGGACGGAAGAGATGAAGACCAATGATGTCACCAATCGTTTCCAGGCGGGGTTCGCCGGAATCGGCCTGGAGTTTGGCCGGCCGGGCGTGGCGACTCGCTTCAGCGACGTTCAGACCATGGCCCAGGCCCTAGCCCCTATGGGCGTCCAGTTCGAGTCCCAAAACCCGGTGACCGCCTTGATGATCGACAAGGGCAAGGGCTTGCTCAAACCGGAGGTCCTCAACGAAAAGGCCCTTTCGGCGATCATCGAATTCATCATTCCCCTGGAAAAATTAGAAGAGGTTTTTCGGAAGATTAAAGAGGTAGCTCCCAAGCTGAAGACCGTGGTCACCATGGAGATGATCTCCCGCGTGGGGGAAGATGGCTCTATTCCCACTCTTCCCATTGCCAAGAAAGTGGGTTTTACGGCCCGGCCGAACACCAAAACTAACGT